From the Cyanobium sp. M30B3 genome, the window TTTTCACAGGCTGCGACGGGAGCGCGCAGATGGCCGGCTGTGGAGTGACGCCCGCTTGCACATGGCCTGGCCGCTGCGTCTGGCACAACCGATGCGCCAGGTGGAGCCAGGCCTGCGCCTCCAGGTGTTGCTGCTGATCGCCGTCTGGCAGCTGGCGAATCTGGCAGGGTTTCTGTGGCAGGCAGGACGTGGTTCAGCGCCCAGGGCTACCGGCGCCGCGATGTCCATCCCCATCTGATGCGCCTGGTCGACCTGCACCGCCCGCTGCTGGCCGGCTGGTCGACAGTGCCCGCCCAGACGCTATCCGCGCTTGCGCAGGCCCTGCTGGCAGCACCTGAAACCATGCTCTCCCCGATGATCGACCCCTGAGTGCTGCACGGCTGGCGGGGCGCATCGCACGGCAAATCAGGCACGAACGGACACACCAATAAGGGGGTACACAAAAGTTTCGGCAAGACATGAACTGTCCGCCGACAATGAAGTTGGCCGGCGCTTTGCATCAATCAATTGTTACCCATCTTGGTTGACGCCCGGTAGCACTGGCATCTCCCCGGTTCCGCTTCCCTGCATCCCTGGGCTTGGGGCCGCTGCCGCAGCGGCCATCTCCTGCTCGATCCACTGCAGCCGGTAACCGCGCAGGCGCCTCTGAAGGGTGCGCAGGTGGCGCTTGCCGTAGCGCTGGGGGTGCAGCTCGATCAGCCACGCCAACACGGTCTTGGCGTTGAGATGGGGCTCGGCCTGCAGCCATTGCTCGATTCGCTCCACATCCGGCTCGAATGGGTCAGGCCGAGTGCGTTTGCCCGTCCGTGGCTTGGATTTGCGCCGCCGGGGCTGGTTGTTCTGCCAGAGGGTCTGCAACCCGCCAAGGAACACCTCGAGCGATCGGTTCTCCGCCGCCAGATCCCGCTCCGTTGCGGCTCCCTGCAGGCCAGCACCGGTCTCACCGCTGGCCAGCACAGCCAGCTGTCCCTGGCAGCGCCGGATCGTGGTGAGCAGGGCCACCGGGTCGCTGCGCTGCTGCAGTTGCCGCCAATGGGCGGCGCTCTCCTCGCTCAGCGTGCCACTCGCCAGCAGCCGCTGCAGGGGTGTGCGCGGTGGGTGGTGCTGTCGCTTGATCCGGCCGCCATCGCGCTCGCTGCTTTTGAGCTTGAACGAGGGCTGAAACAAATTGGTGAACAGCCGCAAGGCGCCGTACAGCTCCCCCAGCACCTGGGCTGCCTCCAGGCCCTCCAGCCGCTGGTAGCCCACCACGCGCCGAACCAGCATCCCGTTCTTCTGCTCCACCCAGGCCTGATCGTTGCTCTGGTACGCCCGTGATCGGGTCAGCACGATCTGATGACCCGGCCGGTCACACCAGGCCTCCATCAAGCTGTTCATGAACACCGGGTCGTTGTCTGCATCGATCCCCCGCAGGGGAAACGGCAGCTGCCGCCGGATCAGCTGCAACGCCGTGAGCACCACTGCACCCTCTCGCACCAGGATCGGCAGGCTTTCGCTCCAGCCGGTGGCGATATCGGTCGCCACCAGGGTCCACAGAAAGGGACCCTGCATGCGCCCGCCGCAGTGCGCCACCAGGTCGATCTCCAGCCAGCCGGGCTCGTGGTGATCGCTCCAGCCCTTGAACGTGCGCACAGGCACCCGCCGCCGCACAGCGCTGAAGGCCCGCGGCGGCCGTCGCCAGTTGTTAGCCGTGCTCGCTTTGCGGATCGGTGCCAACAGCCGATCGATCGTGGCGCTGCTCATCGCCAGCATCTGCTCGCGCACTTCAGGCTCAAGCTGGAGGTGCCCGTGCTGCTCCAGCGACGCCACCAGCAGCGGCAGCAACGCCGCCAGGCGCTTGCCGCACAGCCGATCACTCGCCTCCCACAGCGGTACCAGGGCTGCTGCCGCCTCCTGGCCATACCAGCGGCGCGGGTGGGGTTTGAGAGCTGCTGCGGGATCGCCCTGCTCACCACAGGCACCATCAAGCACCAGGGCAGCGGCAGGGCACTTCCGGTTGAGCCGCCGCAGCAGTGATTTGCGGTGGTAGCCCGTGATCCCCTGCAGCTCATCCAGCAGCCGGCGCTTCCCTGCAGCACTCAGGCCCCCGTAGCGCTGGCGGGCCGCCTCCAGTGCGGCCCGTCTGCGCTGCGGATCAGGGCCGGCCGCTCCACCCTCACGCCTCCCGGCTGCAGCACCACTCGGAATGGCCACCACCCCGCGCCAGACATTGATGCAACAACCTTATGCGGGTAACCATTGCTGTGATGCAATGCGCCCGCCAACGTAGTTGACACCGGGCACTGGATGGAAGTGTTACTCAAGAGAAGGCCTTGGCAAGGGCCCCTCCGGATCCAGTCCAGACACAAAAACATTCGTTTTTCGTCATGGCG encodes:
- a CDS encoding transposase, encoding MAIPSGAAAGRREGGAAGPDPQRRRAALEAARQRYGGLSAAGKRRLLDELQGITGYHRKSLLRRLNRKCPAAALVLDGACGEQGDPAAALKPHPRRWYGQEAAAALVPLWEASDRLCGKRLAALLPLLVASLEQHGHLQLEPEVREQMLAMSSATIDRLLAPIRKASTANNWRRPPRAFSAVRRRVPVRTFKGWSDHHEPGWLEIDLVAHCGGRMQGPFLWTLVATDIATGWSESLPILVREGAVVLTALQLIRRQLPFPLRGIDADNDPVFMNSLMEAWCDRPGHQIVLTRSRAYQSNDQAWVEQKNGMLVRRVVGYQRLEGLEAAQVLGELYGALRLFTNLFQPSFKLKSSERDGGRIKRQHHPPRTPLQRLLASGTLSEESAAHWRQLQQRSDPVALLTTIRRCQGQLAVLASGETGAGLQGAATERDLAAENRSLEVFLGGLQTLWQNNQPRRRKSKPRTGKRTRPDPFEPDVERIEQWLQAEPHLNAKTVLAWLIELHPQRYGKRHLRTLQRRLRGYRLQWIEQEMAAAAAAPSPGMQGSGTGEMPVLPGVNQDG